In Sciurus carolinensis chromosome 4, mSciCar1.2, whole genome shotgun sequence, the sequence ATAGACCGCATCCCGCTTCCccaattctttgaaaaaaaaaatctcactcgaggcttttatttttattgcatgttTAAGTATCAGTCCATTCTACTGCCCCATTTCtcctccttttattctttctctatttctgagaGTATTCCATCTCTGCACGCTTGCCCAATCCCTATTATTGAAGTCTGTGTTTGGGGCTACCACATTTCCCCAACTCTCTCAACTATCAGCAAAGAGAGAAGAGGGTCCTTTCCTGACTGGCGCTTTGGAGCAAGTGACTGAAGGTCGGAATAGAAACACAATCTCCGCATGAAAGGCTTGCTGCCCGGCGTCGTGGGTTCTTTTCAGCCGCGAGCTGGAGCGAAGCCTGCCAGAGCCTAGCGCTCCTGCCTGTTTTctagtttgttcatttattattattttttaaaaatccagtttctCCCAGTTCTTAGCTCCAAACCCTAATCTAAAGACTTGGCAGTCAAAGCGACTGGATTGGGGGTAGGGGTCTGTCTAGTTGGTGCACATCCAGAGCCTAGGGGGAGGTGCCCAGAGACTGctttcctcccccaacccctttgCGTCGGCCAAATTTAGctaccccctcctccctctcccttacAGGTCCTGCCTGCCAGGGGGGCGTCACCCTGTCCCTTTAAATCTCCCAACgccctcctccttttcccctcctGAGAACCAATCAGCAAAAACCTCATTTCTTTTCGCCCCGCCCCACCTCGAAGGGAGGGAACCCCTGGAGACCCAGTCAGAGCATCACGTGCGCCGACCGCCGTCACGTGGGAGCCGGAGGAGTGctgaggggaggtgggagggaagccgGCGGATTTCTTAATGAAGTGTTTCCCGCATGCGTAGAGGGAttgtggggagggaggtggaagcaccgggaggaggaggaggaggaggggtgggtggagagggaagggaggagggatgggggagggaaaaagggagcGAGGTGTCTCCCTAGCTCGCTGCCTCTGGCAAgtggagtttttaaaaagctCGAGCAGATCATGTCATGACGACTTCGCTGCTCCTGCATCCACGCTGGCCGGAGAGCCTTATGTACGTCTATGAGGACAGCGCGGCGGAgagcggcagcggcggcggcggcgggggagGCGGTGGTGCGGGAGGAGCGGGGGGCGGCTGCAGCGGAGCGAGCCCCGGCAAAGCCCCAAGCATGGACGGTCTGGGCAGCAGCTGCCCGGCCAGCCACTGCCGCGATCTGCTCCCGCATCCCGTGCTGGGCCGCCCGCCGGCTCCTCTGGGCGCCCCTCAGGGCGCCGTCTACACGGACATCCCGGCCCCGGAGGCGGCGCGCCAGTGCGCCCCGCCGCCGGCGCCCCCCACTTCGTCCAGCGCCACCCTGGGCTACGGTTACCCATTCGGGGGCAGCTATTACGGCTGCCGCCTGTCGCACAACGTGAACCTGCAGCAGAAGCCTTGCGCCTACCACCCGGGCGATAAGTACCCGGAGCCGTCGGGCTCCCTGCCTGGAGACGACCTGTCCTCCAGGGCCAAGGAGTTCGCCTTCTATCCCAGTTTCGCCAGCTCCTACCAGGCGATGCCCGGCTACCTGGACGTGTCGGTGGTGCCTGGGATCAGCGGGCACCCGGAGCCCCGTCACGACGCGCTCATCCCGGTCGAAGGCTACCAGCACTGGGCTCTCTCCAATGGCTGGGACAGTCAGGTGTACTGCTCCAAGGAGCAGTCGCAGTCCGCCCACCTCTGGAAGTCTCCCTTCCCAGGTAAGGAAGGGGCCTgagcgccgccgccgccgccagggACCCCTCCCCGCCCTGCCTGCCCCGGGGCTCCGCGCCCCAGCCACCCCCGCCGTCTGGCCCCGGCGCGCCGGCTCGGCTGGGCTGTCGATGGAGCCGGCCCGGCGAGCTGAGCTGAGGAATGCGCTGTAGAAGAAATCTGCTCCGACACGTTCCCCGGAGCTGCCGGGTCGAGAGTGAAGCAATCACAGGCGCCCGAGCGCCCGGCCGCGGGCTCGGGCTCGGGTCAGGAGCttacctcctcctcccccttccctctccagcCTCACGCAGAGCTACTGTACCTTAAACCCGCTGCTGGTCAGAGTGGGGGTGGAATGGCCCTCCATTGCCTTGAAATCTAGGACAAAACTCTCAACCCATTGAATAATTTCGGGAAGGAATAAGAACCCTCCTTTTGCCTGGATTCAGAGTCGTTCAGGCAGtagtgcctttttaaaaaaataggaatctAATTTGTCAGAGTCTGTAGAACTGaaaattttctcttgatttatttaaaaaatttagccCCAAATTTTCAGATTGTTAAGGATGCAGAAGAGCTAAAGTCtcgagagggagaagagagaagagggctTGCATCCCTCTCCtagattattaaattttctttggcaCTCTGGTATGCTGAGCTGAAATCCTATGAATGTCTCCACTTTCCAATCCCCCAAATGTGGTCAAGAAAGAGTTAGTTGTTGGTGCCCCAGACAGAGAAAGAGGGGCTATGGATGCAAGGTGGAGAAAGTAGACTGGTGAGGATCTGGGGTCCAGGCCATTGCCTGGGGAACTCTGGATCTTGCATGACTGTGTATGTGAGAGGACAATTTACTAAAGACCTGTTCCTTTTCCAGCGGAGGCTCTCTCTGAATAGGAAAGGTTTCTATAACCCCCACCATTCCCCAAAGGAGAAAGACCAATCTCAGGTTTCCCAAAACCACATCAGTAATTTTGGCTTCCATTTCCTTGAGAAATAAGGATTCTCTGGGGTCTAGATAAGCCAGCATTTGAGACTGCTCTCCCTGTAAGCAGAGATCAGTGAGAGAAGGTCCTCTCTTCTGATGTGATGCTTTCAAAGGTCTTGGGAGGGACCACAGCAGCCGTGGATATATCCCCATAGTGCCCCAAAGGCCCCCTTAGCTACACATGCTGGGGCCAGGGATATTTTCACTAGGAAGCTTATACCCAAAGACCTCCTAAGGGTGGGCCTAAAATTCCTCTGTATCCGGGATGGGACTGGGAGGACAGGTAGATGGTGAAGAATCAATGATGTTAGAGAGAGTAGCAGATAATATTCTGTAACTATTATGAATTACGCAGTATAATACAACTTATACCAGGGCGGGCCCAACACAAGTCACCCCATTTCTGACTGCCAGAATTGAGGATGAAATGACTTTTTAGTACATCGTGGTATCATGCATCACCTACTCTTAATtggttgtaagaattaaatgttaCATGATTTTTTTGTTAACTGCCAAATATGAAACACGATATTTCTATAAGATAGGCAGTTTCCATGTAGGTACCCTATAATGTATTATAGAGGTTGCCCTTTAATTCCTATCTGACCAAAACAGAAAGTTCCTTAGGAAATGAGGGTCCAGCATGAATTTCTGGAGCAGTGGAGCCCACAGACCATGCCAAGGGACcaatgggcaggggagcaggtgCCCAGCAGGCCCACGATGGACAGTGTGTTTAGAGTCATGAGGTAGAAGAGAAAGAACTGCTCTAATTTCCCTGATTTGCATGTGGATCCTGGTGGGGATTGGAGAAAAGCTCGGGAATATCTTTGATCAAAATAAACATCTCAGAGGTTCTCAGGGgggaaaaaatgctaaaaataaacactttttgaTCACAGCCTCCTagagaaaaatatctttgaaataaaaaaaatacagccCAATTGAGGTTTAATACATTCGTAAATTACGGCATGGAAATGTATATAAAACCCAGCATGCCTCTGCAGTTCTGTGGAAATGGAATTGGAATGGTGTATCTCATTGAGTGCAGAGGTCCGGGTGAGAGgcagatgaaaaagaaattatcttcaGACACCCTCCATCTTTCTACCCACACAGATCTTTTAGAAGTAGTGAGATTTCCAGATAACTCTGTCTATGCAATTGTGGTTTGCTCGGCAACATCTAGGCATAAACACCACTGTCTCTCTTCAGTGCCTCTGGCTCTGAGAAACCTCATCTATGGCAGTCTGGGCTGGTGTGGGAGATGGAGGCAATTGTTCAGAAAGATCCAGATAATTAGGGAGATGTGTTGTGGCTTCTTCCCTCTTCCAATTATACAGACCCTTGCttcattgctcttttttttccatccttatgatgaacatagacacctttttcctttccttttctttttgtttactgaGAGAGACAAAAGCCGGGCGAGAattcaagaagaagaagaagagagagagatagagagagagagagagaaagacagagatagggttaaggaagagagaaagaaacattgATGACTTTGGACCATGCTAGAAGTCCCTACTGACAAGCCTTTGGATTTGGGTTGAGAAGAGCAGTTAGCTGGATTTCTAGTTGTACAACATAGTCTTCAGAACCCAAAGCCTGCTTTTGGGAGTGAGTTGTCAAGGGTGGGTGGACTGTGGGAACCTGTACATAGGAACCCACTTGGACCCCAAGAAAAAGCTAAGGCTAAGCAGTgatctaatttttctttactaCTCAAAGGTGTCAGTTAGGTTCAGGGGTATGAAGTGATTGGTGTGTGTGAGTGGAGGAGTCTGGGGAAGGAGTAGTTGTGAAATTAATAGCCAAGTCCCCACTCATTTTAGGCAGTGTAGACACAGCTCTAGGTCTCATCTACCAGATGTTTCCACATCTGCAGATCCTACTTTCTTTCCAAAAGGCCACAGACAATGAAAGGGGGCTTCTTTGAGAATGCAAGACTGCAGCTATTTCCTATGGAAGCCAGAAAACCTGCACTTTgactgaaattgaaaataaaaatccatgagAGTCTTGGTCAAATCAATTATTGGCATCCTATAGAGAAAATAACCAGTTTAGACCAATTGTTTACtgtttaaactgattttttttaggGTTTTAGTGATTAAACCTCACTGGAAATTTAGAGTTGGAGTTTAGAGTGTCAAAATTGGTAAGTAATTTTGAGAGTTTACAGAGAGTGAAGCAAAAACTTAGGGACAATTATTTGGTTAATTCAGAAAGTAAAATCCACCTTTGCTCTACTTTgctctccaggaaaaaaaaaaaaagaggtgttttaaagatgaattttacTATGTGgcctattttcattttaaaacatatgatGTCATTAAGAGTCCATtgaatctgaatttaaaattttattctgacatttaaattattttatcctgTGTCTCAGATTCCTGATCTGGATGAATAGGTTTAACAAAATAAACCTGAGGAAATATTCTgaggatttaaaaacaaaagcaaaaccagagAACTCATTGTATCATTACTTAccctactcattttttttcttgtccctGAATCATCAATTTCCCAAAACATGGTTATATCTAAAGAGTAAATCAAATTGAgaactaagaattttttaaaaattatcttgtaCCAAAATCATTTTTTACCTTAAAGGATCTTATCtgttaaaatgaagttattttgtttttcagatttaaaaaatgactttatttgtacagaggcagagaaaaatgacaagctGGACAGTTTTCCTGAGAAATTGTCACCATGAAGACAGCCAAAGCGGGCTATTGGAACGCCCTCACCCCCATTTTCTTAATGGGCACTTTATTTTTCCCTACATTTGATTGTGACCTCTTCTTTCCCCAGCATGTATAGATAAGCATCCCTGGGAGAGTGCAGACCCAATGGGAGTAGGTACAGGGAAGGTCCTTTGTATGGGTGGTAAAAAGAAGCATTTCAGGAGGAATTTTACATCTTCGCTCTGAACTACAGATCCAAAGGATAGTGTGAATGAAGAGGAAACTTCAAATGTTCAGCCTCCTTCATTGGCTTCTGCCTGATGAAGTATAATAATTACATGGAAAAAATTGAGGGTTGAGTTATTCAGTTAATCTTCCTCATTCCCCCACTTCCCTGTGAAAGTGTTGTTGTGACCTTTACTGCCAGGGGTGAGGGTGGAGTGGAAGACAGGGATATAAGTTACATACATTGTTTTCAATTACTGTGAAATTCTCAAGAGCCCAAAGAAACTGGACAGGTAGTAGTTGAAATGACAAGGTTAGGGTTTAGGATTAGGACTGGTGCATGGAATGTAGTTAGTTTGCTTCAGCCTTAAAGGAATGGAAAAGTGAGGCAGGTGGAACAGAATTTGCTCTGTTTGGGCAGGAACTGTGTGTGGATCCTCTACCTGATTCCCTATCCCTTGAGGCAGGATCTCCCACCTTGGTGGTATTAGGTGGATTACAACATTGGGCCCCAATTTTAGAGTGATTGATCCCCAACCAGGCTGGCTTCACCTGGGCACCTTTCCTCTCCTGACATTTTATGTTGGTACCTCAGATTTCTGGTGCAAGGCCAGGGCCCAAAGGCATAAGGACCTATATGATTGTCTGTGCTCACTGAAGCTGTGAACATACATACAACAGAACTCCTTCCTCTGATGATGGGGCAGAATGTAGGCTGGTAGGCACCCAAATGAGCCAAATGCAGGAAGGTATTTTTTGAAAACTCGGGGTCCTATAGGCACAGCAGGTCCTTAGAGGATCCCTGCTAAGGGCCCAGGGTTCCTAATAAGGAGTGCTAGGCAGAATCATATTGGAGCCTGaggcaaaatgaaaaatcagCAATACTgatcctgtatttatttttaaaattgatattttgcttatcatggttttttgcattttgattatttttgattattttaaacatGCATTAAATTATCTTGATTACTGAATTTTGGGACCTCTTCCCCTGAAGTTTGTACCATAGGCCAGAACCACAGTGGTCTCACACCATTCCTGTCTTTGCTAATAGCAAAGGTGCAAAAGATTAGGGGGCTCCATTAGGCAGAGCAATCTGCGGGCCCTCTTTTGCGTCCCTGTCCAAACCCTGTGCTTCTGCAGTGTCACAGCCTTGCTTGCGGCCTCCAGCCAGGTCCAGCCGCTCGCCTCACTTCCTCCCGCCCGCCTTCTCTTTCCCCTCAGACGTGGTTCCCCTACAGCCCGAGGTGAGCAGCTACCGGCGCGGGCGCAAGAAACGTGTGCCCTATACTAAGGTGCAGCTGAAGGAGCTAGAGAAGGAGTATGCGGCTAGCAAGTTCATCACCAAAGAGAAGCGCCGGCGCATCTCTGCTACCACGAACCTCTCCGAGCGCCAGGTCACCATCTGGTTCCAGAACCGGCGGGTGAAAGAGAAGAAGGTGGTCAGCAAATCGAAAGCGCCTCATCTCCACTCCACCTGACCGCTCGCCCAGCCGCCCGCCCCGTCTATTTATGTCGCCGCTTTGTACCATAACCGAACCCTCCGAAGGACGCTGCGCCGGTGCAGAGTATTTAAGGTTAACAAGAAGGAGGACCCGCGCTCTAGGAGGCCGAGAGTCTCCGAGGCTGCGCTCTGTCTTGCCCTGAATCCCCATCCCATCCCGCCCCCTCTCCCATCTAGCCGGTACTCACCGAGCTTCAGCTGTTTTGGAGCCGGCGAGTTGTGGGAGGAAGGCCGTGGGCCTCTACTTCTCTGACTGACGCCCCTCGCCTcacaagaaaaagaggaaaggcaaCGGAGAGCCCAATCATTCCAACCAAAGCAGGATTGGGGGAGTCCCAAAGGACCCTATTCTTGCCTCATCCTATGCCCAGGATGGTAGAAGACCCTCCGTAGGGGTGTGGCTTGGGTACAGGATCTGGCAAGTTTGTGCTTTCCTTCCAGTTTCTCCTTTTCCCTGTCCCTCTTGCATTCCATACGCAAGATTTTCCAGTTATGATTtttgtgcatatttttaaaatcgtgttaatattaaatgataaTTATTGGGGACTTGGCAGCTTGATTGGAGTACAGATCATGCTTGGAACTTTTaggttttctttcctattttaacAAACCTGGAGTTGGTGCAACCCTAATCCCATCCCAACCTGAAAACAATTTCTCTCTGGAGCTGCCTTTGCCCTCACCACCTCCGTTCTCTGCTCTCTCACTCATGTGGAAATTCAAGGGGAACAAAACTCCAACTGCACTGCTAAATGTGActtatctttcctctttctcttttctggtgAGGTTGGGATTTAGGCCACACTCAGaaacagaacattttttaaaaggataaactTCTCTTTGAAGGGGATGGAGAGCTGGTGCCTCAGTAGAATGTCTCTCTGGTCAGTTCTCCATCAAAACAATAGCTCAAGAGAGAGTATTCACACTTACATTTTTACTGATTTTCCTAGGAAAGCTAGAGGAGCTACTCTAGGAGACTAAAATAACTGGCCTCCAATTAGCCAGCTAAGTGTAGATGCTGCCTAATCCCTCCTCAAAGACCAACTTGGTGCTGTGGGGGGGCCCCTCACCTCCTTCCTTCTTCGCACTGGCGCATTACAAaacagtgttcttttaaaatgtccatcAGAAATAGGCTCTTTTTTAATGTTGTGTATCTGTATATAGTATTGTGATGTCTGAATGACTATGTactgaatgcaaaaagaaaaattccacaaacctgtttttaaaataaaatgtcttttttttttttgcttgatttCATTGCTCAGATTCCTTCTGAAGTCCCTTTGGTCTACTGGCTTTTCTGAGCCATCTAATGATGTCCTGACTGAGCCAGAATGACCAGGGGAAAGAGCATAGATTCACCCCAGCTGGGTAGATTTCCAACctgtattttgctttatttaggtTTTTGAACTATTTGTACTATCCAGCTAAGAGAAAAGTTCCCATGCTGACACCAAACTTAGGGGAGGGAAAAATATGATTGGTAATTAAAAAGGTATGGAAGTAATTGGATGAGAAAAGTATACCACTGGCCGCTTCCATTAAAGTTGGGGCTTAGGGCTGGAGGTATAACTCAGAGGTAGGGTGCTTGAGtagtatgcatgaggctctgggtttgatccccaccaccaagaaatataaaaagtaacTGAGACTCAGATCCGGTTCTGGGTGCTGAGTAGGCAGCATCCCATCTGGGAGCTGGGTGGGGTAATGGTGGCAGCTGCAGGAATGGAAAGGGAAACTTTGGCTTCTGGGGTCATAGTGCCCTCAGAGGGTCCCAGATTCCTCCAGTAGGCTGGAGTTGAGGCTGGGATAGGATTGGCACAGTCTGTGGAGTAAGCTTAGGGCCCAGCTTTCCCTGAGTGCAGTTTTTTCTTCTGTCAACCTATGGGGAGAGGTCAGAACACTAAAATCCTTTGGGCCCCCAGTTTTCCAAGCCAGTCCTGCTTTCACTCTCTAGCATTTCTGGGAACCCCAGTCTTCCAGGCAATCAGGAGCTGTGTAGATGCTGCCACTAATTTGTTTTCCTTGTCGCGTCTGTGCCTATCTCCCTATCTGGCAGAGTTAATGAGATCGTTAAGTTGTCAGGTTAagagacttttaaaaagcaatatagcCTAAAACAATGTTATCTCAGATTAAATCTTTACTgcagcaatttttatttatatataatatttttcctCTCCTGAGACATAGAAAGACTGGAGGCATCAGGTTGGAAGTCAGAGTTCTCCGTTTTCCTTTTGCTTGATGGGGCTGAAGCTTTGTGAAGCATGAGTTCACACGTGCTTAAGTgtgcacctgcacacacacacacacacacacacacacacacacatacatgagcCTGAGAGACAAAGAGCCTGAAGAGTTTATTCTTTTCGGAGGCTCTACTAGAGATGTGGCTGCCAGTTCTGTCCCACTGGTCTCAGCTCTGGGTTGCTAACTACCGGAGGACCACATACTGGGTAGTGGAGATTTAAGCAATAATAGGTGAATCTCCTAgaagtaaaattcattttttccaggtgtggtggtgcacgcctataatcccagcagctcaataggctgaggcaggaggactgcaggttcaaagccggcctcagcaacttagcaaggctgtaagcaacctagtgagaccctttctcaaatttttaaaaataaataaataaaaagtgctgggggtgtggctctgtggttaagcacccttgagttcaatccttagtacaaaaaaaattttttttaattccatctgTCCTTATCCCCTGCATCCACTACACCAACCCTTCTCCAAAAACCTCTGAATATCTTCTGAGATAGAGTTGGAGAGTTAATGTGTGTGTTTGATCGGTGAAAGAAAAAGAGTGGACAGAATCCTGGGACTATTGAAGCCCCCATCCTCTTAACTGATAGGGGTAGTCCTATGATACGGTCATAGACACAAGGGAAGTTGGGGATTCAGCAGGTAAACAGAAGTCTAGAGTTCCCAGAGGACTGAGGGATCCCTTTATTTCTGCACACAAACCCATCCTTAATCAAATGACCAAGTCTTAAGCATAGTGGTGTACCTGAAGTCCCAATACTTGGACGCTGTAGCCagaggattgcttgagtccagAAGTTctagccagcctgggcaacacagcaaacccccctgagagagagagagagagagagagagagagagagagagagagagagagagaaaagaagaagaaggaggaggaggaggaggaggaggagaaataataaagaaaaaaggggtggggagaagagaaagaaagaaatcaagtctCCCACACTGAAAGATGCATCCTAAGACCACAGAAGTGAGTGATTGGACTGAGCTTCCTCTGCAAGCTTGTGAGCCCTAGCATGTTTAGAATTCTCTCAAGTACTTGATGAAATATATTCACATTGATATTGGTGGATTATCATGCCCAAATTAATTCTGGAGATGTGTCTCAAATAAGAGTAAgtaaatagtgtgtgtgtgtgtgtgtgtgtgtgtgtgtgtgtgtggtgttttcTGGGCAAGCAAAGTTGGGAAATGGATATTCTTTCCCTGATTGTGTTGGTCTCTTATCTTTCCTTCGTCCAAGAATTGTCACTGGTGATGATTCTACCAGATACTTcttgaaggtgtgtgtgtgtgtgtgtgtgtgtgtgtgtgtgtgtgtagagccTATGAGCAGTGGAGAATGTCATGCCTGCATGTATGgaagtgaataaatgaaagtgTTGTCAACCAGTACACTTACCTCAAGGTGTAGAgtgcattttctcctttttatttacacctataaaaaaaatcttttggctaggcatggtggcacaaatctgtaatcccagtaactttggaggctggggcaggaagatcacaagtttggactcaacctcagcaactgagaaaggccttaagcaacttaacaagaccctatctcaaaataaaaagttaaaaagggctggggatgtagctcagtagtaaggcacgctgggtttcaatccccagtaccctcccccaaaaaagtttttctttccaaGGCCAGTCTCCTAGTGTTGGTGTTAGAGTAAGGCTGGCTGCACGTGAAGGCAAATAGGAGGGTACAAGAGGTTAGGGGAGGTCTGAAGGGCTGTAAGCAGACAGACTAGCCTTCTGATAGCCTGATGGCAGTCACCACTTGCCCCAGGCCAAGAAGGGTTCCTGGTGAGCTGGGAGTTCACAGGACTCACCCTATGGAGGTCACTCCCCTAAGCTGCCAGGGATAGTTCAGCTAGATCCTTTTCTGAGTGGAGGAAAAAACCTTCCCCACCCAGCATTAGACTTGGGACCAGCAAGATAGGCCTGTCCCAGAGTCGGGAACCCACCTGAGGGAGCAAGGCCAGCCATTTTCTTGGCAGATCCCTCCAAGGCTGTCTGCTTCTGAGACCATCTGCTACTGAGATTTATCCACAGGCAACTGGGTCAGCAGTTGGGACAGGAGGTGGGCAGCAAGCCGCTGAAGGTGCAGAGGCGACATCTCTCTAAAAAGGCCCTCCTATTCGAGTTGAAGTCCTTGCAATAGGCCCCTTTGTGACTCCATCCTGTTCCAAAGAGAACGTCCCACCCCAGATCCTCCTTAGTCAGTCTTAGGTGGTATTGGAGCGCACCCTCAATAAAACTTCTAAGTGCCGGTTCTCGCAGATGTGTATCTAGACATGCGTTGCTTGGTGCAGGATTGAGGGGTCCTGAGGAGCGAGGGGCTTCTGGGAGATGGAGGAGGGGGCCAGACTCTTTCAGCAACCAACCAGGCTCTTCCTCTTTTAGCCTTGACCGTGACTAGGTCTTTCTGACCTTGACATCACAGGGAGCACAGGGAAAGGGGGGAGGATGGAAAAGGCCTTGATCTTCCGGTGGCCAATGAAGGGGAGGGCTGCTTCACCATCCCCCTTCGCGCCGGAGCCCGCCGCCTCTGTTTACACACAGAGGAGGTGTCGTCTCCAGTCTAGACAGGGGCGCTAATAACGCCCATAAAAGGCGGCTTCTCCAGAGATGCTCTGGCAACTCAGCTCCTGCGCGCCTGCCGCTGGCCGCTCCCTTCGCCTCTCCCGCCCCGCCCCTTGGATACCTCGGCTGGGCCTGAGGGCGGCCTTGGGGAGGGGGGATACCGAAggtttctggaggctgagaactCCTGCCCCTTATCCTTCTAGGCCTCTTCAGTTTCCAAAGGTAAGTGGACTCTTGTTTTCCCAGCTCAGTCAGCCTTGAGGTTGTCAGTACTCACTCCCACCAGCTTCTTGGGTTGGTTGCTCCAACCTCAATCCTCCGGCATCCCCCGCCCAGAACTGGAGCCTGGGCTTAGGAAGCAGCTGGGTAACTGTGTTGAGCAGTCCCCAAGCAGATCTCAAGCCCTCTCCAGAGCTGGGCCAGGCCAGTGGACATGGTCAGATTTAGCCCTTAGGGCGGAGGGGTGAGGGCACTTGGGGTAGTCATCACCATTCCCCATCCCAGCTTCCAGGTGGATGCAGTTCAGGACCGGGTCTCTGGGCTGCATTACAGACGGCTGTGGGTGTGgcatttgatgatttttttaaaacttggtcCCTACACCTTCTCTGACACTCAGTAATTCACTAGGCGGAGGAGATCCTCTGCTGGTGGAGGGGGAAAATGTCAGAGCTGCGATTCTATTTAACTGTTAGTGCTCCACTGGAAGGACAGAAAAATGGGGGAAGATGGCTCCCTTAGAAATGCTCAAATTGGAGGGGGGTGTGAAGAGATGGTCTCCCAGAtgtccctcccccctccccactctcccatTTTCTGAGTGGCAACCCCACTGGGGTCTTTTGGTGGGAGGGAGCCCAGAGGAGCCAGGATTGGAGGAGCCTGAACCTGAAAGCCTGTCTGGGCTCTTTCATCCACCGTTTATCCAAGTCCTTCTCCCTCCAGGCTGCAGATCCCTAGAAAGCAGCACTGGAGAAAGGATCTTCCAGTTTGATCTTAGGTCCTGGGCACTCACAGAGAGGGCTAGGAGCCAGGTGGGCTCCAACACTAGAGGAGCCAGTgaaatgaggaaagaagagacTAAATCCCCTATGCCTACCCACCACACACCCCTGTCTGATCTTGACAAAGATCAGGTCCCAAACCTGAGCCATACCAAactggagagacagagaggacTGAAAAGGAGTTGGGCGGGGTTCAGGCCCTCCCCAACCAcctctcttcttcttccctcccctatCCCACAAATCTCCTGCTTACATCCCTTCAGGAATCCAGGCCCTGACTCATTTGCATACGTGGCAGAACCGCTTTCTGCAAACTAGACAGTGACCTTGAACTGGGCCTCTCCAGCCTCTCCACCCACCAGGGAGAAGGCAGCACTGTGCTGAATATTTCCCGACCTTGGTTGGCAGGAGAGCCTGAGCGAAGCCTCCTCTTCAAATTGATTCCGGAGGCATAAGCCACCTACAGCCGCTTTGCCCAAGCCGCCAGAGACggtttaaattttatcattaacTCCTGTCCCGGATCT encodes:
- the Hoxc13 gene encoding homeobox protein Hox-C13, which produces MTTSLLLHPRWPESLMYVYEDSAAESGSGGGGGGGGGAGGAGGGCSGASPGKAPSMDGLGSSCPASHCRDLLPHPVLGRPPAPLGAPQGAVYTDIPAPEAARQCAPPPAPPTSSSATLGYGYPFGGSYYGCRLSHNVNLQQKPCAYHPGDKYPEPSGSLPGDDLSSRAKEFAFYPSFASSYQAMPGYLDVSVVPGISGHPEPRHDALIPVEGYQHWALSNGWDSQVYCSKEQSQSAHLWKSPFPDVVPLQPEVSSYRRGRKKRVPYTKVQLKELEKEYAASKFITKEKRRRISATTNLSERQVTIWFQNRRVKEKKVVSKSKAPHLHST